In Cytobacillus oceanisediminis, the following proteins share a genomic window:
- a CDS encoding threonine/serine exporter family protein: MFMLTHMITSFIASAGFGVLFNAPKKSLLKCGFVGMVGWFVYIWLVNWQYDAVISSLIAAFTIAVISQIFAKMYKTPIIIFSVAGIIPLVPGGIAYDAMRNFVENDYNTAIQLAAKAFMISGAIAVGLVISEVINQMIRKVQFKSRI, from the coding sequence ATGTTTATGTTGACACATATGATTACAAGCTTTATTGCTTCAGCAGGGTTCGGAGTGCTTTTCAATGCCCCGAAAAAATCGCTGCTGAAATGCGGGTTTGTCGGGATGGTTGGCTGGTTTGTTTATATTTGGCTTGTCAATTGGCAGTACGATGCTGTCATTTCGTCATTAATCGCTGCTTTTACCATTGCTGTGATCAGCCAGATTTTTGCGAAAATGTATAAAACACCTATCATTATTTTCAGTGTTGCCGGCATCATTCCACTGGTCCCAGGAGGGATTGCTTATGATGCAATGCGGAATTTTGTTGAAAATGATTATAATACGGCAATTCAGCTTGCCGCGAAGGCATTCATGATATCCGGGGCAATCGCAGTCGGACTTGTCATTTCAGAGGTAATCAATCAAATGATCCGCAAAGTTCAGTTCAAATCAAGAATCTAA
- a CDS encoding serine hydrolase domain-containing protein — protein MKVHKIKGGSMKNKTKLVALSAALSTSLFIPAAYPASAQGAEGVKPTMEMKNHKDVKHKIHPIFSWDRPGPISPILHPGSAAGAGMVQQPLDEIDPLMEEMISEGVMPGAVTFVARRGHIVKHDAYGYSYRYTDDKFTEAQNPIEMTEDTIFDLASISKIFTTTAAMILYDDGRFQLDDPVAKYIPEFAENGKENVTIRQLMTHTSGFTAWIPLYSQGSSRDDRMQIVFKHPLANEPGEAYTYSDLNMITLGAIIERLSGQSLDEFVKKRITNPLGMKDTMYNPPESLKQRIAATEYQPAIGRGLVWGEVHDENAWSLDGVAGHAGVFSTASDLAKLAHMYVNDGRYGSKRILKEETVKMLIQNQIPQFPGDDHGLGWELGQGWFMDALSEGTSLGHTGYTGTSIVINRNNGTIAILLTNRVHPSRNTVTTNIARRAFARQVADSIPVAIPGKGDAWFSGYGDKIQHNLTAKVDLDEEAVLSFDTWYRTETNADMAFVEVSEDGVNWTQAAQPFTGSSVDWKKEKLTIPAGTSHIRFRYQTDSTVNGRGWYVDNVKLQLSDGRKVTPDFSGNGWKKRNY, from the coding sequence ATGAAAGTTCATAAAATTAAAGGAGGCAGTATGAAAAATAAAACCAAGCTTGTTGCGCTATCTGCAGCACTAAGCACATCACTCTTTATTCCGGCAGCATATCCGGCATCTGCGCAGGGCGCGGAAGGAGTTAAGCCAACGATGGAAATGAAGAATCATAAAGATGTGAAACACAAAATTCATCCGATTTTTTCGTGGGATCGCCCTGGGCCGATTTCTCCTATACTTCATCCAGGTTCAGCGGCGGGAGCTGGAATGGTTCAGCAGCCGCTCGATGAAATCGATCCGCTGATGGAAGAGATGATATCAGAAGGAGTCATGCCTGGTGCTGTCACTTTTGTCGCAAGGCGGGGTCATATTGTCAAACATGACGCATACGGATATTCCTACCGCTATACGGATGATAAATTCACTGAAGCGCAGAATCCGATTGAAATGACGGAAGATACAATCTTTGATCTGGCTTCAATCAGTAAGATTTTTACAACGACTGCTGCGATGATATTGTATGATGATGGCCGCTTTCAACTGGATGATCCTGTTGCGAAATATATCCCCGAGTTTGCTGAAAACGGCAAGGAAAATGTAACGATTCGCCAGCTGATGACACATACTTCAGGATTTACTGCATGGATTCCTTTATATTCACAAGGGAGCAGCAGAGACGATCGCATGCAAATCGTTTTTAAACATCCATTGGCCAATGAACCGGGTGAAGCGTATACATACAGCGATTTGAATATGATTACGCTCGGCGCAATAATCGAACGCCTGTCAGGACAAAGCCTGGATGAGTTTGTGAAAAAACGCATAACCAACCCCCTCGGTATGAAGGATACAATGTATAATCCTCCTGAATCTTTGAAACAGCGAATTGCAGCCACGGAATACCAGCCTGCTATTGGCAGGGGCCTTGTCTGGGGGGAAGTTCATGATGAAAATGCCTGGTCTCTTGATGGCGTTGCCGGACATGCAGGTGTCTTTTCCACTGCCTCCGACCTTGCTAAACTTGCCCACATGTATGTGAATGACGGGCGTTATGGCAGCAAGCGGATTTTAAAGGAAGAGACGGTGAAAATGCTGATTCAAAACCAGATTCCTCAATTTCCTGGTGATGATCATGGCCTTGGCTGGGAGCTTGGTCAGGGGTGGTTCATGGATGCCTTATCAGAGGGAACTTCGCTAGGGCATACAGGGTACACTGGAACATCCATTGTAATAAACCGGAATAATGGCACGATTGCGATTCTCTTAACAAATCGCGTTCATCCATCAAGAAATACAGTTACAACGAATATTGCAAGGCGAGCATTTGCAAGACAGGTGGCAGATTCCATTCCTGTTGCAATCCCTGGAAAAGGAGATGCCTGGTTCTCAGGATATGGAGATAAAATTCAACATAATTTAACGGCTAAAGTGGACCTCGATGAAGAGGCGGTCCTGTCGTTTGATACCTGGTACAGAACTGAAACCAATGCGGATATGGCCTTTGTTGAGGTGTCAGAGGATGGCGTCAATTGGACACAAGCTGCACAGCCATTTACAGGCAGCAGCGTCGATTGGAAAAAGGAAAAACTAACGATTCCTGCAGGAACCTCCCACATTCGATTCCGATACCAGACAGACAGTACAGTAAACGGCAGAGGCTGGTACGTTGATAATGTAAAACTCCAGCTTTCAGATGGACGAAAAGTGACGCCGGACTTCTCAGGAAACGGTTGGAAAAAAAGAAATTACTAG
- a CDS encoding ABC transporter ATP-binding protein yields MIRRFFSYYKPHKRLFILDFSSAVFVAILELGFPLAVQWFIDSLLPSGNWSMIVSVSAGLLALYLTSTLLQFVVNYWGHKLGINIETDMRQQLFQHVQRQSFRFFDNTKTGHIMSRVTNDLMDIGELAHHGPEDLFIAVMTFVGAFWIMLTINVKLALVTIFVLPFLVWLITFCNIKMNKAWKRMYGEIADVNAQVEDSVSGVRVVQSFTNESYEIKRFRENNGRFRLAKLAAYKIMSFSASGVYMLTRLVTLIVLVYGSWLSFNGLLSYGELVGFVLYVNVLLKPIDKISALMELYPKGMAGFKRFLEIIDTEPEIEDAKDAIEVESLRGDIRFQDVSFRYDKHKSVLEGIDLQIKAGETVAFVGPSGAGKTTICSLIPRFYDVNSGSIKIDGMDIRDMTKKSLRSQIGIVQQDVFLFTGTLKENIAYGMLGATDEQIADAAKKAHLQDFIASLPDGYETQIGERGLKLSGGQKQRIAIARMFLKNPPILILDEATSALDTETEQIIQTALNELAVNRTTLVIAHRLATIRNADRVVVVTEDGIEEEGTHDELIKQGGIFAGLHNVQFQR; encoded by the coding sequence ATGATCCGACGGTTTTTTAGCTACTATAAGCCACATAAGCGCCTATTCATTCTTGATTTTAGTTCGGCGGTATTCGTGGCAATTCTTGAATTGGGCTTTCCGCTTGCGGTTCAGTGGTTTATCGACAGCCTGCTTCCAAGCGGGAATTGGTCCATGATTGTTTCCGTAAGTGCCGGCCTGCTTGCTCTTTATTTGACCAGCACACTTCTGCAGTTTGTTGTTAACTATTGGGGCCACAAGCTGGGCATCAACATCGAAACAGATATGCGGCAGCAGCTTTTTCAGCACGTTCAAAGGCAGTCTTTCCGCTTCTTCGATAATACCAAAACAGGGCATATCATGAGCCGGGTGACAAATGATCTTATGGATATCGGGGAGCTTGCCCATCATGGCCCGGAGGATTTGTTTATTGCGGTCATGACGTTTGTGGGTGCATTCTGGATCATGCTGACCATCAATGTAAAGCTCGCCCTTGTAACGATATTTGTTCTTCCGTTTCTTGTATGGCTGATTACATTCTGCAATATTAAAATGAACAAAGCATGGAAAAGGATGTACGGTGAAATAGCCGATGTGAACGCCCAGGTTGAAGATAGTGTATCTGGAGTGCGTGTGGTTCAGTCTTTTACAAATGAAAGCTATGAGATTAAAAGATTTAGAGAAAACAATGGCAGATTCCGTCTTGCCAAGCTTGCAGCATATAAGATTATGAGCTTCAGTGCTTCCGGAGTCTATATGCTGACCAGATTAGTTACGCTGATTGTTCTTGTGTACGGTTCCTGGCTGAGCTTCAACGGGCTGCTTTCATATGGAGAATTGGTCGGATTTGTGCTCTATGTGAATGTACTCTTAAAACCGATTGATAAAATTAGCGCCCTGATGGAACTGTACCCAAAAGGAATGGCTGGTTTCAAACGCTTTTTGGAAATCATCGATACTGAGCCGGAGATTGAGGATGCAAAAGATGCCATTGAGGTTGAATCCTTAAGGGGTGACATCCGCTTTCAGGATGTATCATTTAGATATGACAAGCATAAATCGGTGCTTGAGGGGATTGATCTTCAAATAAAAGCAGGTGAAACAGTTGCTTTTGTGGGACCTTCAGGAGCCGGAAAGACAACGATTTGTTCTTTGATTCCACGTTTTTATGATGTAAATAGCGGAAGCATTAAGATCGATGGCATGGATATCAGGGACATGACGAAAAAATCACTGAGATCGCAAATCGGCATTGTCCAGCAGGATGTCTTCCTGTTTACCGGTACCCTGAAAGAAAATATAGCTTACGGAATGCTTGGGGCAACAGATGAGCAAATTGCGGACGCGGCTAAAAAAGCTCACCTGCAGGACTTCATTGCATCTCTTCCGGATGGCTACGAAACACAAATTGGGGAACGTGGATTAAAGCTGTCTGGCGGACAAAAACAACGAATTGCCATTGCAAGAATGTTCCTGAAAAATCCGCCGATTTTAATTTTGGATGAAGCAACTTCGGCATTGGATACAGAAACCGAACAAATTATTCAAACTGCGTTGAACGAGCTTGCCGTAAACCGCACTACACTTGTGATTGCCCACAGGCTTGCAACCATTCGCAATGCAGACAGGGTGGTGGTTGTCACAGAAGACGGGATAGAAGAAGAAGGTACACATGATGAGTTAATAAAACAGGGCGGGATCTTTGCAGGTCTCCATAATGTGCAATTCCAAAGATAA
- a CDS encoding threonine/serine exporter family protein, which produces MGKELPPTIEVIEICLLAGKIMLQGGAETYRVEDTMTRIAASLGIPHSHSYVTPTGIIFSTDGTEPAKLIRISERSTDLYKVTLVNGVSRRISSGELDGKEALARLKEIESADYTFPVYQQILAASIASGCFLIMFLGSWTDFIPAMIAGGLGFVSFIYVHRVVQIKFFSEFIASLLIGLIAYFFVYSGVGTELDKIIIGSVMPLVPGLLITNAVRDLMAGHLVSGLSKGAEAFLTAFAIGAGIALVFTF; this is translated from the coding sequence ATGGGGAAAGAACTCCCTCCAACAATAGAAGTAATTGAGATATGCTTGCTTGCAGGGAAAATCATGCTTCAGGGCGGTGCAGAAACGTATCGGGTAGAGGACACCATGACCAGGATTGCAGCCTCCCTGGGTATACCGCACTCGCATAGCTATGTGACGCCAACCGGAATCATATTTTCAACGGATGGAACTGAACCGGCAAAGCTGATTCGGATTTCAGAACGGTCAACGGATTTGTATAAAGTGACATTAGTGAACGGAGTTTCACGCAGGATCAGCAGCGGTGAACTGGATGGAAAGGAAGCCTTGGCAAGGCTGAAGGAAATTGAAAGTGCCGACTATACTTTCCCTGTTTATCAGCAGATTCTTGCAGCCTCGATTGCAAGCGGCTGCTTTTTAATTATGTTCCTTGGAAGCTGGACAGATTTTATTCCAGCCATGATTGCAGGCGGTCTGGGGTTTGTTTCATTTATATACGTACATAGAGTGGTCCAGATAAAATTTTTCTCTGAATTTATTGCTTCATTATTAATTGGCCTTATCGCCTATTTCTTTGTGTACTCAGGAGTGGGAACAGAGCTTGATAAGATCATCATCGGTTCAGTCATGCCACTCGTTCCGGGGCTGCTGATTACAAATGCAGTCAGGGATTTAATGGCCGGGCACCTTGTTTCTGGACTGTCAAAAGGGGCTGAAGCCTTTTTAACGGCATTTGCCATTGGAGCTGGGATTGCTCTTGTATTCACTTTCTAA